Below is a genomic region from Rhodococcus sp. WMMA185.
GGGATGATGGTCACTGCGCGTGGTTCGTTTCCGACTGCGATGGTGTCGATCACCGCGTCGGTTCGCGTGTCGACCACGGATACCGAGTCGTCCCCGGCGTTGGTGATGTAGGCGCGTTTCCCGTCCGGGATGACCGTCACCGCGCGTGGTTCGTTCCCGACCCTGATGGTGTCGATCATCGTGTGGGTGGCGGTGTCGATCACCGATATCGAATTGCTCGAACGGTTGGTGACGTAGGCGTATTTCCCGTTCGGGGTGATTGCCACCCCCTGCGGCTCTGCCTCGACCGCGACTGTCTTGACCTCAGAGTTGGTGGCGGTGTCGATCACCGACACCGAACCTCCCAAGGCGTTGGTGACGTAGGCGAAGGATCCGTTCGGGGTGATCGCCACACCGAACGGCAAGCTTCCGACCGTGATGGTGCCGACTTCCGAGTTGGTGGCGGTGTCGATCACCGACACCGAATCGTCCAGGAGGTTGGTGACGTAGGCGAAGGATCCGTTCGGGGTGATCGCGACGCCGGACGGGCCGTCCCCGACCGTGAGGGTGTCGATCTCTACGTTGGTGGCGGTGTCGATCACCGATACCGAATCGTCGAGGCTGTTGGTGACGTAGGCGAAGGATCCGTTCGGGGTGATCGCCACCTCGATCGGTACGTTTCCGGCGGGAACGGCGTCGATGACGGTATCCGCGGCCGCGGCCGGCACCACCACCCCAGCCACACCGAGCACCATTGCGAAAGTGGCCGATACCCAGAGCAATAGGTGTCCGGCAGATCCTCGAACAGTGTGATAGGCGCGAAATCTGCTGTGGTGATTCACATTTTTCTCCTGCCGTATGAGGACCAAAACGGATCAACCATGCTGCGGGAGAACCTGCGATCGGATACCGGTGCAGGTAGCTAACCGAAGGGTAACAATCGGATACCGAACTGAGCCTCGGACACGCCGAGGACAGAGAAGACGGCTAAAGGAGCCAAATTCCGAGCTGAAGATTCTTGCGGGCGGAAAGCGCTAAGGCCTTGCCACGGTGGCTATTGCAGAGCGCGGTACCCCGCGACGATTCGCTGGATCGAACTCACCGCCACCACCGCAGCCCAGACCACTGCGATTTGCCACGCGAATGCCGAGAACACCAGCCACAGCGCATGCACAGCAATTGTTTCCGTACCCTCGGCCAGGCCGCCGAGGAATGACAGGGACCGACCGTCGTCCAGGCTTCGACCACTCCGTTCGGCAATCGACGAGAAGGCGAGGAACGCGCTGCCGTTGATGTAGTAGGCGAGGAGTACGAGAAGGAACGGCCACCACGGCGCGCCGTACGCGGCGCTGGCACCGATCGCCACACCGACGACGGTGCTCCCGTACACGATGAAATCCGCAGTGATGTCGAAGAATCCGCCTGCACCGGCATCGTCATGCGTGGATCTGTGAGCCCGACGGCGGCGTGCGAGAGGGCCGTCGAGGCCGTCGGCGAGCCGCGAGAGCAGCCACAGGACCAGTGCCACCCACCATAATTGGAGCCCGGCAGTGACCGCGCTCCCGAGTCCGAGCGCCAGGCCCACCCCGGTGATCCGGTCCGGGGTGATCGAGGGAATGTCGATAGCTGCGGCGCAGCGGGCAAGTGGTCGGTCGAGTTTCCTACGCAGATACTGGTCGATCATCCTGGCCGTCCACCCCTGTGCTCTCGACGTCCGCGGCGTTCCTGGTGTTCACGGCACGCGTGAATCCCATCCGCCGTGCAAGATATCCGGTGCCGAGGCTGAGGAGGATGATCGCGAGTACCGCGAGGGCGAAGGGCCATGACAGAGGTGACGTGCCGTACGCGCCGAGCGCCGTGTATCCGACGGTGGCCGGAATTATCCCTGCCGCGGTGCCGATGACGTAATCGCGTTGCCGCACGGCACTCAGCCCCGCGGCATAGTTGACCAGGGCGAACGGGAACAGGGGAACGAGTCGCACGATCAACACCGAGGTGAATCCATTTCGCTCGAGCAGTGAGTCGATCGCGCGGACCTTGGACCACTCGATCCGTGCGACCCCGCCGCGGCCGAGCGACCGCGACACCCAGTAGGCCACCCAGGCACCGAGGGTCGCTGCGACGACCACGACGAGAACCCCGGCCACGAGTCCGAACAGCAGGCCGCTGGCCACGGTGAGCGCGCTCGCGGGGAAGGGAGTGAGAGTCGCAACGGCATAGAGGAGGACGAAGACAACCATCCCCCACGCGCCGGCTGAGGCGACCTGGTCGCGCAGCGATGACGGGTGCGGGACGTCGATACTCAGCGCCACGAGACCGCCGGCGAGAATGATGACGGCGAGTATCCCAATCTTGAGCCGGTTGTCCCAGCCCGCCCGTCCGCCGGTCGCCACCTTCTCTTCGATTTCCACCGCATATCCTCGTTCTTGTCGGCCGTTCTCGTCCCGGCTGCGAAGCACCGCCACACACCACGATGCCCTGGTTCCATCGCAACGGGAAGGCATCGAGGGTTTCGTTGTGTTCCCGAAACGAAGAAATTCGTCCGATCCATCCTGAGGGGTGGACCGCCCGGAGGTGTTTGTGAAGCAGTTCGTCATCGCATCAGGGCTCAGCATCGGTTTGCTTCTCAGCGCGTGTAGCGCGCCTGGTTCCGAAGCTCCGGTCGCGGAGAACCTGTCGTGGAATGAGATCGAGGAGCAGGCCCAGGGGCAGACGGTGTCGCTGTGGATGTACGGCGGCGACGAACAGGGCAACACCTACGTCGACGAGTTCCTCACCCCGGCAGCACAGGCTGCAGGGGTGACACTTCGTAGGGTGCCCGTCGCGTCCACCTCGGACGCCGTCAACCGGATCCTGTCGGAAAGGCAGGCCGGCGTCACCGACGGGGACGTGGACTTGGTGTGGGTCAACGGTGACAATTTCGGGACAGGTAAGCAGGCCGGTGCCTGGCTGTGCGGGTGGACCTCCACTCTTCCGAACATGGATTACACGAATCCCGACGATCCCCTGCTCAGCAGTGACTTCGGCACGCCGGTGGACGGTTGTGAGGCGCCGTGGCACAAGGCGCAGTTCACCCTCGTCTACAACGCCGAGGCCGTCCCCGACCCGCCGACGACCCTCGCCGACGTCCTCGACTGGGCGCAGGCGAACCCGGGCCGGTTCACCTATCCGGCGCCGCCAGATTTCACCGGATCGGTGTTCATCCGCGAGGTACTCGCCAGTGTGTCGGGTGGCGCGGAGAATGTGCCGTCCCAGTTCAGCGAGGCGGATTACGACCGTCTGACGCCGGCTCTGTACGACCGACTGCGCGAGATCGCCCCGTCTCTGTGGCGCGAGGGGACGACGTATCCGCAGACCTCGTCCGAGCTCGACGACCTCTATGCCGGCGGTCAGGTCGACATGACGATGACCTACGGGCCGGCGGCACTGACAGATCTGGTGGCTCGGGGAACGTATCCACCGCAGACCAAGGTGCTGCAGCTTGACGAGGGCACCGTTGGGAACGCCAGCTTCCTCGCCATCCCCTCCACCTCGGACAAATCGGCCGCTGCCCGCGTGGTGGCCAACCTCGCGCTCTCACCTGACCAGCAACTCATCGCGGCCCGCCCGGATGTCTGGGGTCAGTTCACAGTGCTCGACGTCGACAGATTGCTGCCCGCCGATCGAGAGGCGTTCCGTGCGCTACCGTCGTCTTCTGTGGTCCCGACCTACGACGTTCTCTCCCGAGGTGCGCACCCCGAGTTGTCGGCGCAGTGGGTCGGCCCGCTCGACGACGGTTGGCGGCGCAACGTCCTCGCGCGGCGATGAGGGGCTGTTCGATGAAGAACCAATGCCGGTGACGGCGGATCGCGTCCAGGCCCACGCGCCACGTCGAAGTAGTTGGCGCAGCACCGTGTGGGTGCTGCCTGCGGTGATTCCAGTGGTCGCGGTCGTCGGTGCCGGTATCGGCACCGCATTGGTGCAGAGTCTCGGCCTGATGCCGCTGGTCGGTGACCCGGAGCTGACCACTCAGGCCTACACCGCCAACTCCGAGGATCTGCTCACCTCCGCGCTGCTCACACTCGCCATCGCGGTCGTATCGACCGCTCTCGCTGCCGCGATCGGACTGACCGCGGCACTGTCGGTGCTGACCGGACGCCGGACGGCAATGTTTGCCGCAAGCCTCACGGTCCCGGTGCCACACCTGATCGGTGCCGCCACGATGGGGTTGCTACTGGCCGATTCCGGACTGCTCCCCCGGTTGCTCGGACTCGATGAGGGTGGATGGCCCGCCCTGGTCGGAGGTCGGTGGTGGATTGCCGTGATCGTGGAGTACGCGTGGAAGGAATCTGCGTTCATCGCGTTGGTGGTTGCCGGAACGCTCGCCACCCGCGTGGCCCGCTACGACGAGACCGCCGCAACGTTGGGGGCGGGCCGCCGCGCGCGGCTGCGGCTGGTCACGTTGCCACTGGTCATGCCCGCCCTGATCGCGTCTTCGGCGATCGCGTTCGCCTACACGGTCGGCTCCTACGAGGTAGCGAAAATTCTGGGCCGCGCGCATCCTGAACCGCTGCCGGTGATGGCGGTTCGCTTGTTCACCTCGATCGATCTCGCCACGCGACCCGAGGCGGCCGCGGTCGCGGTCGTCACCACGGGTTTGGCGCTGGCAACCGCGGCGGTGGCACTCGCGGCATTGCGCCGTTCGGCGGTGTGGCAGTGATGCGCGTGGGTGGCCGGTCGGCCATGACAGGAGTCCGCGTGCTCTTGGTGCTCTGGTTCGTTGTGCCCCTGGTTCCGCTCGTCCTGTGGGTGTTCGCGAATCGGTGGACCTTTCCCGACGTTCTCCCTCAGGAGTGGGGATTCGACGGACTACGCAGCGCAGCCGACGCCGGTGCTGCGCGCGCGTTCGCGACGTCGACAGCCCTGGCGCTGTCGGTGTCCGCCATTGCAACGCCCCTCGGCGCCCTGGCCGCGAGGGCGCTGGTATCCGGACGGGTACACCTGCCCGGAGTCGTCGCCGCGATCCTGTTCGCACCGGTGTGTTTGCCGCCCTTTGCCGTCGCGCTCGGTCTGGATGTGCTGGTCCTTCGAACCGGCATTGCCAGCAGTGTGGCGGTGGTTGCGATACTCTCCGTAGCCGCGATCCCGTATACGACGTACGTGATGCGGGTGGCCTTCGGCGCGTACGACCGCGGTTACGAGGAGGAGGCGCGCACCCTCGGTGCTTCCCACAGGGCGGTGCTGTGGCGCGTCCAGATACCGTTGCTCGCACCCGCGCTCGCGGGTGCCGCGTTCCTGGCGTTCCTGGTCGGATGGAGCGACTACATCGTGACGTTGCTGATCGGGGGCGGACGGCTGATCACGGTCCCGATCCTGGTGGCGTCGTTCGCCTCGGGGACAGGCAACGACTCGGTGGTGGCAGCACTGTCGATCCTTGCGCTCATCCCGCCTCTGTTCCTGCTGATCATTCTCGGCCGCACCGGTCGGAGGGCGCTGCCATGAGTTCAACGCTGTCACTGACTCGCCTGAGGCGGCATCACCCTGGTCAGCAACATCCCGCCCTAGCCGACATAGATCTCGAAGTTCCGGCCGGTTCGTGCACTGCGATACTCGGACCCTCGGGTTCGGGGAAGAGCACAGCACTGCGGCTGATCGCCGGACTCGACGCTCCGACAAGCGGATCGGTGGCCCTCGACGGTGTCGATGTCACCGCGTTGCCCCCGGAACGACGAGGGATCGGAATGGTATTCCAGCGACCGCTGCTCTTCCCTCACATGTCGGTCATCGACAACGTGGGGTTCGCGGCCAGGGCGGCGGGCCAGTCGCGCTCGGCATCGCGTTCGAGTGCCCGCCGCTACCTCGACTTGGTGCACCTGTCCGAATTCGCCGATCGCCCTGTCAGCGCGATCTCCGGTGGGCAGGCCCAACGTGTCGCCCTGGCACGTTCCCTGGCCGGGACGCCCCGGGTGTTGTTGCTCGACGAGCCGTTCAGTGCGCTCGATTCGGTTCTGCGCGAAGACATGTACGAACTCGTCCGGGAGATCCGGAATGAACTTTCCCCGACCATCGTTCTCGTCACCCACGATCGACACGAGGCTGCCGTACTGGCGGACTCCGTGGCCGTGCTGATCGACGGCGTTCTCGAACATCATTCGGATGTCAGCTCCGCCTACACCCAACCCTCGACGCTGGCGGTCAACCGGTTGATGGGCGGAATCAACGAGATACAGGGACGCCTCGACGGCGGAGTACACCACTCCGACCTCGGGGCGCTGGAGTTGCCGCCGGGTAGATCGGTGTGTGAGGACGGACCCGCGGTTCTGCTGATCCGACATGAGATGATCCAGATCGTCGATCGCTCAGCGGAACTGCCGACTGGAGTGATCTGCGGTGTGCGTCCGGCGGGGCTGCGCTGCATCGCGGACGTGCGAGTGGGGTCGGCGACGGTGTGCGCCGAATTGCCGACCGGAACCACTGCCACCGTCGGTGCCGAGGTCGGGCTCGAGATTCCCCTCGAGGCGCGAACCGCCGTCACTCGGTGATGCTGCATGGGGGGTGATCACCGGCGGCGGCACCGATGGGTGACCTGTGTTACGGCAGAATGCCGTGAATGTCTCTATATCCGAGTGATCCGATGTATCACTATTCCGCTCCCTCCGCACAGACGGGCAAGGCAGGGTTGGACTTGAAGCCGCCGTTCTGGATCGCCCTGGGGATCGTTCCCACTGGACCGCTGTGGGTGCTCGTGGGCACCGTGATCGGACTTCCACCGACCGTGGTGGTCTCTTTCGCTACAGGGGGGATCGGTTGGTTCATTGCGAAACGTGCCCGACAGTCCGAACAGACGCGGCCATGGCATTGGGTGCTGGCGGGCAGTGGATTCTTCGCGGTCTTGCTAGCGATCCTAGGGCTTCTCGCAGTTCGCGGCGGCGGGGTGACCGACGGCGACACCTTCCTGGCAACCACGATCATCTTCTTGCTGGCAGGCGTGGGCGGTGGCTCTGTCACGGTCATCGCCATGCTGATTGCCGCCGTCGTACAACGTTCCAATCCTGCGGCTGCGGAAAGGACTCCACAGGGTCAGATGGTCGCACCCATCGTCGGCTACTCCGCGGATGGGCAACCGCAATACGGCCCGCCCATCTACATGGAGTCGCGGAACAGCCGCACCAATGTGTTCGCGATAGCGGCTCTCGTATCAAGCATTTTCGGTGGATTGCCCGGAGCATTGCTCGGTCACTTCGCGCTGAATCAGATTAGGCAAACCGGTGAGAGGGGTCGCGGCATGGCGATCGCGGGCATCGTGTTGGGTTACGTCTTCCTGATGGTGTGGGGGGTCTTCGTCATAGGAACCGTCGACTCTCTGTCCTGACGGCAACGTCTTCATCAGCGCACTCGTCGATCAGCCCCGATCCGGAACCCGACGGGGCCGGGAGGTTCATGTCCCGGCCCCATTCGCTGCGTTTACTTACTCAGCCGACGCGGATCGAGGTCCAGTCGCCGCAGCAGTTGTGCGTTGAGTGCGACGACGATGGTGGAAATCGACATCAGGATCGCCGCAACGGCGGGCGAGATGGCGACGCCGGCGAAGGCGAGGACACCGGCGGCCAGGGGGACGGCGATGATGTTGTACCCCGTCGCCCACACGAGGTTCTGCCACATCTTGCGGTAGCTGGCGTGTGAGAGGTCGATGATCGAGAGCACCGCGCGGGGATCGTCGGCGGCGAGAACCACACCGGCCGATTCGATGGCGACATCGGTGCCAGCCCCGATCGCGACTCCGACATCCGCGCGTGCGAGCGCCGGGGCGTCGTTCACACCGTCTCCGACCATCGCCACCCGGTGTCCCCGCTGCTGCAGTGCGGCGACCTGGGCGTCCTTGTTTTCCGGCAGCACATCGGCGAAGGCCTCGTCGATGCCCAGGTCGGAGGCGACGGCGTCAGCTACCTGACGGGCGTCGCCCGTGATCATCGCGACCTTCACACCTCGCGAGTGAAGGGCGTCGATGGCCTCACGGGATTCCTCGCGCACTGCGTCCTCGAGCGCCACCGCACCGAGCACGGAGCCGTCACGGACGACGTGAAGCACAGATGCGCCGCGATCGATCCACACTGACGTGGCCTCCGTGACATCCTGTGGGACGGTCACTCCGAGCTCGGAGAGCATCGCAGGCCCACTCACCCAGACCGGTTCGCCGTCGACGACGGCCTTCACTCCGCGTCCGGGTAGCGACCGGAAATCGGAGGCGGTAAGGCGTTCTCCCGCAGGTACTTTGGCGGCAGCCTCCGCGACGATGGCGCGGGCAACGGGGTGCTCGCTGTCGGACTCGACGGCGCCGGCCAGGGCCAGCAACTCTCGTTCGGTGTGGCCGTCGGTCGCGACCACACCGGTGACGACGTGCTTGCCCTGCGTGAGTGTGCCGGTCTTATCGAACAGGACGACATCGACGTTGCGCATACGTTCGAGCGACAGCCGGTCCTTCACCAGCACACCCGCTTTCGCTGCCCGCTCGGTCGAGATGGCAATGACGAGGGGGATCGCCAGGCCGAGCGCGTGGGGGCAGGCGATCACGAGAACCGTCACCGTCCGGACGACCGCCTCGTCCACGTTGCCGATCAGCGCCCACACGAGGAACGTGAGAATGCCTGCGGTCGTGGCGAAGTAGAACAGGAACGCGGCCGCGCGGTCGGCGAGAGCCTGGGCCCGGGACGACGACGCCTGCGCATCGGCCACCAGGCGTCGGATCCCGGCGAGTGCGGTGTCCTCCCCGACCGCACCGACCGAGATGCGCAGCGCGCTGTCGGTTGCCACCGTGCCGGCGACAACGGCATCGCCGACTGTTCGACTCACCGGATTCGACTCGCCGGTGATCATCGACTCGTCGACCTCCGCCTGCCCGTCCTCCACGGTGCCGTCGGCCGGGATGCGTCCACCGGCCCGGACCAGCACCAGGTCACCGGTGGACAACTCGGAGATCGATACTTCGGTGACACCGTCGTCGGTGACTTTGTCGGCGGTGTCCGGCAGCAGCGCCGCCAGCGCGTCCAGGGCGCCGGACGCCGAGCCCAACGCCCGCATCTCGAGCCAATGGCCGAGCAGCATGATGACGATGAGAAGCGCCAGCTCCCACCAGAAGTCGAGGTTGAATCCCCCGAGTTCGAGCGTGGTCACCCACGAGGCAAGAAACGCGACGGAGATGGCCATGCCGATCAACAGCATCATGCCGGGCTGCCGGGCCTTCAGCTCCCTCCATCCTCCGGTGAGGAACGGTGCACCGCCATAGACGAAGATCACGGTTCCGAGCACCGGCGGAATCCACGACGCCCCGGGGAAGTCGGGCAGGGTGTAGCCGAGGAGGTCGGCAACCATCGGGCTGAACGCGACCACCGGTAGCGACAGCACCAGGCTGAGCCAGAACTTCTGCCGGAACACCTCTCCGTGAGCGCCGTGCCCCGCGTGCTTGTCGGTGTGCTCGGCGTGATTCCTATGCTCGGCGTGGTTCCCGTGCCCGCTGCTCTTCGTGTGCTCTGCGTGGTCGGCCTGTGAAACCTGCTGATGGTGATTGTGGGACATGCCCGCTCCCCCGGTTGTTCTCGGAACTGATGTCAGGATCGTACGAGGCGTGCGATCGCGTCGGTTGCTTCCTTGATCTTCTCATCCTTCTCGGAGCCGCCCGCGACGGCGGCGTTGACCACGCAGCTATTGATGTGGTCTTCGAGAAGGCCCAGCGACAGGGACTTCAAAGCACTGGTCATCGCGGAAATCTGGGTGAGGATGTCGATGCAGTACTTGTCGTCCTCGACCATTCGCTGGAGGCCGCGTGCCTGTCCTTCGATGCGGCGCAGCCGCTTGAGGTAGTCGTCCTTGGCGCTGGCATATCCGTAGTCCGATTGGTCGGTAGCGCAATGTTCGGTCATGGCTATCATTCTCCTGCAGGTGAAGTGAGTGATCGGAATCGGCGTAGGCGCAGGCTGTTGCTGACGACGAACACCGACGAGAATGCCATGGCCGCCCCGGCAATCATAGGGTTGAGCAGGCCGGCGGCAGCCAGCGGCAGCGCGGAGACGTTGTAGGCGAAGGCCCAGAACAGGTTGCCCTTGATCGTTCCCAACGTCCTGCGGGACAGACGAATAGCATCGGCTGCCGCGCGCAGGTCGCCGCGAACCAACGTGAGGTCACTTGCCTCGATCGCGACGTCGGTGCCGGTTCCCATCGCGAGACCGAGATCGGCCTGCGCGAGGGCTGCGGCGTCGTTGACACCGTCGCCGACCATCGCAACCACCTTGCCCTCGGACTGCAAGCGGGTGATCACGTCGACCTTGTCCTTCGGTAGTACCTCCGCTATGACCTCGTCGATGCCTACCTGGTTTGCGATCGTTCTCGCCGCGGAGGAGTTGTCGCCGGTCAGCATGATCGGTGTGAGTCCGAGCCGGCGGAACTGTGTTACAGCTTCGCGCGACGTCGGCTTCACGGTGTCGGCGACCACGAGGATGCCGCGGGCCGCACCGTCCCAGCCGATCCCGACTACCGTCTTCCCGGCAGACTCGGCGCTGCGCACCTCCTCCTCGAGTTCCGGCGAGAGGTGCATTGCCCAGTCGCGGAGCAGTACCGGTCGCCCGACGACCACGGCGTGTCCGTCGATCATGCCCTGAACGCCGAGGCCCTCGAGATTGGCGAACTGATCCACCTCCGGCAGGGTCGCCGAGTCGCCGAGACGGTCGCGGGCACCCTTCGCGATGGCGCGGGCGATCGGGTGCTCCGACGCATTCTCGAGAGCGCCGGCGAACCGTAGCACCTCGTTCGCGTCCTGCCCCTCGGCAGCGACGACGTCTACCAGAGACATCGTGCCAGTGGTCACGGTGCCGGTCTTGTCGAGGACGACGGTGTCGACGCGCCGGGTGGACTCGAGAACCTCGGGGCCCTTGATGAGGATGCCCAGTTGCGCGCCTCGGCCCGTGCCGACCATCAGAGCGGTGGGCGTGGCGAGGCCCAGGGCGCAGGGGCAGGCGATGATCAGGACGGCGACAGCGGCGGTGAAGGCGGCGGCAACCGAACCGCCGATGGCGATCCAGACGCCGAGCGTGGCGAGGGACAAGAGAATCACGATCGGAACGAAGATGCCGGAGATCCGGTCGGCCAGGCGCTGTACCTCGGCTTTACCGGTCTGGGCATCCTCGACCATCCGTGCCATCTGCGCGAGCTGCGTGTCGGATCCGATCCTCTTGGCGCGCACGATGATCCGGCCACCGACGTTGACGGTCGCTCCAGCGACCTCCGAGTCGGGCGACACCTCCACGGGAACGGACTCGCCCGTGAGCATCGACGCGTCGACCGCGGACGTACCCTCGACGACGACCCCGTCGGTGGCGATCTTCTCGCCCGGCCGCACGACGAACCGATCACCAACGGCGAGCTCGTCGATGCTGATCTTCTGCTCGACGTCGCCCCGCAACACCGACACTTCCTTGGCGCCGAGCTCGAGAAGTGCGCGCAGCGCCGCTCCGGAGCGCCTCTTCGCACGGGCTTCGAAGTACTTGCCCGCGAGAATGAAGGTGGTGATACCGGCCGCCGCCTCGAAGTAGATGTTGCTCGAGCCGTCGTTGCGGGCGATGGTGAATTCGAATGCGTGGGTCATCCCGGTCATCCCGGCGGTGCCCCAGAACAGTGCGTAGACGGACCAGCCGAGCGCGGCGAGGGTGCCCATCGACACCAGCGTGTCCATGGTCGCGGCGCCGTGCCGCAGATTCGTCCAGGCCGCCTGGTGGAAGGGCCAAGCCCCCCACACCACGACCGGGGCCGCGAGGGTCAGCGAGAGCCACTGCCAGTTGGGGAACTGTAGGACGGGGATCATCGCCATCGCGATGACCGGAATACTCAGGACCGCCGAGATGATCAGCCGCTGCCGCAGCGCCGATGTGGTGCCGTCGTCCTCGTCCGGTTGCGGGGATTCTTTGTCGACCTCGACCTTCGGCAGCTTCGCGCCGTAGCCGGCCTCTTCCACGGCGGCGACGAGATCAGTGGTTGAGACGTCGTCGGTGAAGGAGACGCGGGCCTTCTCGGTCGCGAAGTTGACGGTGGCCGTCACACCGTCGAGCTTGTTCAGCTTCCTCTCGATGCGGTTCGCGCACGACGCGCAGGTCATGCCGCTGATAGCGAGTTCGACCTGCTGGTCGGCCTCAGGGGTGGTGGTCGTGGATTTCATGACGGCTCCTATGCGTCTATGTGTCTATGCGTCGCCGAGGTCGGTGACTGTGTAACCCGCTTCTTCGACGGCTCCGGCAATGGCGCTCGGGTCGAGGGGTTCGGTGCTGTCGATGACTACCTTGCCAGTGGCGAGGTCGACGTCCACGGAGACGACTCCGCTCAGGGAGCCGATCTCCTCGCGAACAGAAGACACGCAGTGGCCGCAGGTCATGCCGGTGACGGTGACGGTGGCGGAAACGGTGGAAGTGCTCATGGGACTGTGCCTCTCTTCTGGATGGTTGCTTCGACTATAAGAACTACCATACCCCCCTACGGTATTTCAACAAGTGTTCGTGACTACCGGTGGGGCTGCTTCTGCGCCGATACCTTCAGTGAGCGAAAGGCCTGCTCAGGGCTCCGGATCGCCGATTCGCTCCAGTGCGTCGACTACCAGTCCCCAGAACCGTTCGAAGTCGAGCTCGAGCGCGGCGGATGTCAGGCAGCCGGCCGGCGCCGGCTTGCGGAAGTCCGCGACCGTCATGCCGAGGGTGAGGGTGCCGGTGGTTTCGATCGCGATTGGGACCGGCACGGCACGGACGATCGTGGGATCGATGACGTGCGCCACCGCGCAGGGGTCGTGCACAGGTGGGGCATCGAAACCCTGCGCTGCCCTGTAGTTCTGTCCGTAGGCTTCGAGTAGCTCTCCGACGAACCGTGCCGGTCCGGTGCCGACGGCGGCGATGGCACTCGCGACCTCCGCGGTTGCGCGGGCCTGATGGGTGAGGTCCAGGCCCACCATGACTACCGGCCATCCGGCGCTGAACACGATGTGCGCGGCCTCGGGGTCGACGATGATGTTGAACTCGGCGACTGCGGTCCGGTTGCCGCGGTGAACACCGCCGCCCATCAGCACAACCCTCTGGACCCGCTCGACGATCGCCGGCTGCTTGCGCACGGCAAGCGCGAGGTTCGTCAGGCAGGCGGTCGCTACCAGCGTCACCGTTCCGTGTTCGTGGGCCATGATCGTGTCGATGATGAGGTCGACGGCATGGCGGGTGTCCAGCTCGATCGTCGGCTCGGGCAGTTCCGGGCCGTCGAGGCCGGATTCGCCGTGGATGTTCGGCGCGGTCGACAGCTCGCGTATGAGCGGACGTTCGGCGCCGGCGGCGAAGGGGATGCCCGTGATTCCGGCGACGCGAGCAACAGCGAGCGCGTTCCGCGTGACCTTCGGCAGGGTTTGATTGCCCGCGACGGTGGTGACCGCGAGAAGCTCGATCTCGGGGTTGCCGTGGGCAAGCAGGAGCGCGACGGCGTCGTCGTGGCCGGGGTCGCAGTCCAGGATGATCTTCTTGGGCATATCTGGGCTCCTCCGCTTCTCTGGTTGCCGAGTCGCTGGTCCGGCGAAAGGGCATAGCGGTCGACCCCACACTACTCGTGACGAGTATCTGGGAGCGAAACATGAATCCGCACAAGGGTTTAGGATCTGTTTTAAAGAAGAAAAGCGGTGTCAGCGGTGTGCCCCTACCGCCATTGCCCA
It encodes:
- a CDS encoding heavy-metal-associated domain-containing protein, whose product is MSTSTVSATVTVTGMTCGHCVSSVREEIGSLSGVVSVDVDLATGKVVIDSTEPLDPSAIAGAVEEAGYTVTDLGDA
- the uriH gene encoding uridine-preferring nucleoside hydrolase UriH; amino-acid sequence: MPKKIILDCDPGHDDAVALLLAHGNPEIELLAVTTVAGNQTLPKVTRNALAVARVAGITGIPFAAGAERPLIRELSTAPNIHGESGLDGPELPEPTIELDTRHAVDLIIDTIMAHEHGTVTLVATACLTNLALAVRKQPAIVERVQRVVLMGGGVHRGNRTAVAEFNIIVDPEAAHIVFSAGWPVVMVGLDLTHQARATAEVASAIAAVGTGPARFVGELLEAYGQNYRAAQGFDAPPVHDPCAVAHVIDPTIVRAVPVPIAIETTGTLTLGMTVADFRKPAPAGCLTSAALELDFERFWGLVVDALERIGDPEP